The following proteins are co-located in the Paludibaculum fermentans genome:
- a CDS encoding efflux RND transporter periplasmic adaptor subunit, whose protein sequence is MAGNGKKSSKRRWIWAFVIVLVLAGAGVGVRAALKPDNKIDPSKLASVDRGNIARSVVATGKIEPRSTVEVKSKASGIVKKLFVDYGENVRQGQVLAELDKELLEAQVRESKANLQAAQAAEEAAMASLERNKVEAEGPDVPFTKAGMDRARQLNKEGLIAKNVVEDAEKLYQMALNKQSSAFRTLAVSRAEIARAKAQVAQATAVLERVQEDLRNSTITSPIDGLVLSRNVEVGNAVSSIVVLGSQATLLFTLGDVSDVFVRGKVDQADIGKVYMGQPARIVVESFRDKKFDGKVYKIAPLGVEKENVTTFEVQVSIHNPGNQLKAAMSANAEIIMEEKPNVLLVPEAAVLYDKDRNASVEVPDIAAEKGRRKLPVKLGISNGVKTELISGLTQGQKVILQ, encoded by the coding sequence ATGGCAGGCAATGGTAAGAAGTCGTCGAAGCGCCGCTGGATCTGGGCGTTTGTCATCGTATTGGTTCTAGCTGGAGCGGGCGTGGGGGTCCGGGCGGCCTTGAAGCCGGATAACAAGATCGATCCATCGAAGCTCGCCAGCGTCGATCGCGGCAACATTGCCCGCAGCGTGGTGGCTACCGGCAAGATTGAGCCGCGTTCCACGGTGGAAGTGAAGTCAAAGGCCAGCGGCATCGTGAAGAAGCTGTTTGTCGACTACGGCGAGAACGTGCGGCAAGGCCAGGTGCTGGCTGAACTCGACAAGGAACTGCTGGAAGCCCAGGTGCGCGAGTCCAAGGCGAACCTGCAGGCCGCCCAGGCCGCGGAAGAGGCGGCCATGGCGTCGCTGGAACGCAATAAGGTCGAGGCGGAAGGGCCGGATGTGCCATTCACCAAGGCCGGCATGGACCGTGCCCGGCAGCTCAACAAAGAAGGCCTGATCGCCAAGAATGTGGTGGAAGACGCCGAGAAGCTGTATCAGATGGCCTTGAACAAGCAGAGTTCGGCATTTCGTACGCTGGCCGTCAGCCGGGCCGAGATTGCCAGGGCAAAGGCGCAGGTGGCGCAGGCAACGGCCGTTCTGGAACGGGTCCAGGAGGATCTGCGGAATTCGACCATCACCAGCCCCATCGATGGATTGGTGCTTTCGCGCAACGTGGAAGTGGGCAATGCGGTGAGTTCGATTGTGGTGTTGGGTTCGCAGGCCACGCTGCTGTTCACCCTGGGCGACGTCAGCGACGTGTTTGTGCGCGGGAAAGTGGATCAGGCGGACATCGGCAAAGTCTATATGGGCCAGCCGGCCCGCATCGTGGTGGAGAGCTTCCGCGACAAGAAGTTCGACGGCAAGGTCTACAAGATCGCGCCGCTGGGGGTGGAGAAAGAGAATGTCACGACGTTCGAAGTGCAGGTTTCCATCCACAATCCCGGCAATCAGCTGAAAGCCGCCATGAGCGCCAACGCCGAGATCATCATGGAAGAGAAACCGAATGTGTTGCTGGTGCCGGAAGCGGCGGTGCTTTATGACAAAGACCGCAACGCATCAGTGGAAGTGCCCGACATCGCGGCCGAGAAGGGCCGCAGGAAGCTGCCCGTTAAGCTGGGCATCTCCAACGGTGTCAAGACCGAACTGATTTCCGGCCTGACACAGGGCCAGAAAGTCATCCTCCAGTAG